One window of Nymphaea colorata isolate Beijing-Zhang1983 chromosome 1, ASM883128v2, whole genome shotgun sequence genomic DNA carries:
- the LOC116246249 gene encoding uncharacterized protein LOC116246249: MASLATGSSSKNQKRLVFDRRYGWIYDQWKDPSEEALSAGRGMFCILPLARALLAIMLQAVDIASDCVIKFVDRPKQRLSVQAFTTDLYSQFQKFRASIPKTRLNVTLKSDSSILSCGCFELVQQEGDDSENM, encoded by the exons aTGGCTTCTCTCGCGACCGGAAGCTCATCGAAGAATCAGAAGCGTCTGGTCTTCGACAGGCGCTATGGCTGgat CTATGATCAGTGGAAGGATCCCTCAGAAGAAGCCTTATCTGCTGGCCGCGGAAT GTTCTGTATTTTGCCACTTGCCAGAGCTTTATTGGCTATTATGCTGCAAGCG GTTGATATTGCATCCGACTGTGTGATCAAATTCGTTGACAGACCCAAACAGAGGCTCTCAGTGCAAGCTTTTACAACAGATCTTTATAGTCAATTTCAGAAATTCAGGGCTTCCATTCCAAAAACAAGGCTCAATGTGACCTTGAAAAGCGATTCATCCATACTTTCATGCGGCTGCTTTGAATTAGTTCAGCAAGAAGGTGATGATTCAGAAAACATGTAA